One Pygocentrus nattereri isolate fPygNat1 chromosome 23, fPygNat1.pri, whole genome shotgun sequence genomic window carries:
- the pmchl gene encoding pro-melanin-concentrating hormone, like, with product MKVFIVAILFTIAFLSRCDLRAEALPMANAEELDLEPETLGEGLVENTLGSGPIGSRIIMVADSNLLRSLKGLDRTFPQLNLAEKILSPERRDISQDFSPSTSIIRRDTMRCMVGRVYRPCWEV from the coding sequence ATGAAAGTGTTCATCGTCgccattcttttcactattgCTTTCTTGTCTCGGTGTGACCTGAGAGCAGAAGCACTTCCAATGGCCAACGCAGAAGAGCTGGACCTTGAGCCAGAGACTCTCGGGGAAGGACTGGTGGAGAACACCCTGGGTTCCGGACCGATTGGTTCCAGGATCATCATGGTGGCAGACTCCAACCTGCTGAGAAGCCTGAAAGGTCTGGACAGGACCTTCCCCCAGCTGAACCTAGCTGAGAAAATCCTGAGCCCTGAGCGCAGAGACATCAGCCAGGATTTCAGCCCCAGCACTTCCATCATCAGGAGGGACACCATGAGGTGCATGGTGGGAAGAGTGTACCGGCCATGCTGGGAGGTGTAG